In a single window of the Mucilaginibacter defluvii genome:
- a CDS encoding FecR family protein, translating into MAASGEYMSLLDDEADLDISQTISTPDDIGDSIASIKYNLTAKIRADKRKSLKPLLRIAAAIAAVLLIFAGIKGYQYYRYVQDTKTFITVQASVGKTLRVVLPDSSSVTVSSGSVLRYPKAFPTDERRVYLQTGEAFFEVTKNPKKPFSVESGELQTTALGTSFTVKYNPVHHWSKVNLYTGKVAITPTDKSSSRSSVYLSPGKAYEYAAGGGTLSSFTLKPFNPLTTGLAFERTSFKEAIYKMSSWYKINIEFDKVATRNFTVNGDFNGKKAEEVLSSLAFIYQLKLTKKDSLTYEFITQSRY; encoded by the coding sequence ATGGCAGCAAGCGGTGAATATATGTCATTGCTTGATGATGAAGCGGATCTCGATATATCCCAAACTATAAGCACACCGGATGATATTGGGGATTCCATAGCTTCTATAAAATATAATTTAACTGCCAAAATCCGCGCAGATAAGAGAAAATCGTTAAAGCCGTTATTGCGAATAGCTGCAGCTATAGCAGCCGTTTTGTTGATTTTTGCGGGCATTAAAGGTTATCAATACTACAGGTACGTTCAGGATACCAAAACGTTTATCACTGTACAGGCAAGCGTAGGGAAAACTTTGCGCGTTGTTCTTCCTGATAGTTCAAGCGTAACCGTATCGTCAGGATCAGTTCTGCGCTATCCAAAAGCTTTTCCAACTGACGAGCGCCGGGTATATCTTCAAACGGGTGAGGCTTTTTTTGAAGTAACAAAAAATCCAAAGAAGCCTTTCAGCGTCGAATCCGGAGAGTTACAAACCACTGCGTTAGGTACCTCATTTACAGTAAAGTACAACCCGGTACATCATTGGAGTAAAGTGAATCTGTACACTGGTAAGGTTGCTATCACTCCAACCGATAAAAGCTCATCTCGCTCGTCTGTGTACTTAAGCCCGGGTAAGGCTTATGAATACGCCGCAGGCGGAGGAACCTTAAGTAGTTTCACCCTTAAACCCTTTAACCCCCTTACTACAGGCCTGGCTTTTGAAAGAACATCTTTCAAGGAAGCAATTTATAAAATGTCCTCTTGGTATAAAATAAATATTGAATTTGATAAAGTTGCTACCCGGAACTTCACGGTTAATGGCGATTTTAATGGTAAAAAAGCCGAAGAAGTGCTCTCATCGCTTGCGTTTATATATCAACTTAAACTCACAAAAAAAGATAGTCTCACCTATGAATTCATAACACAATCCCGCTACTAA
- a CDS encoding RNA polymerase sigma factor: MESLEINTVKRFIEGDEKAFDQIFTLLSRNVWLYFYQNTRSQEITEELVQDAFMRLWKYRSNIDQEQGIKKYLNKIARSIFYNWLQELAKERKMQSEYIDHCKQGDQAVKHEDIYTRMDLNSLIKTSQSLLPEKRRKVFLMSKVAGLSYSEISNELAIGKETVKDHISKATKKLAILNQSGEYL; the protein is encoded by the coding sequence ATGGAAAGTTTAGAAATAAATACGGTCAAAAGATTTATAGAAGGTGATGAAAAGGCCTTTGATCAGATCTTTACGTTGTTGAGCCGTAACGTTTGGCTTTATTTCTATCAAAATACACGTTCGCAAGAAATAACTGAAGAGTTGGTTCAAGATGCGTTTATGCGCCTTTGGAAGTATCGTAGCAATATCGACCAGGAACAGGGAATCAAAAAGTATCTGAATAAGATAGCACGTAGTATTTTTTATAACTGGTTGCAGGAGTTGGCAAAAGAAAGAAAAATGCAATCAGAATATATTGATCACTGTAAACAAGGTGACCAGGCAGTGAAACACGAAGATATTTATACGCGGATGGACCTTAACTCCCTGATAAAAACAAGTCAATCATTACTCCCAGAGAAAAGAAGGAAGGTGTTTTTAATGTCTAAAGTGGCGGGCTTGTCTTATAGTGAAATTTCAAATGAGCTTGCAATCGGAAAAGAAACTGTAAAAGACCATATCAGTAAGGCAACAAAAAAATTAGCGATACTCAATCAATCCGGAGAGTATTTATAG
- a CDS encoding S41 family peptidase translates to MRPYSGFLQRTIPFFLLIFIIQSACKKEGKNPNYPSGSNEYINDWVMDSMKVYYYWNSILPSNPNLNQQPLQFFSSIKHSGDRFSRLTNPAIRESYYPSLVRNFGFDLAVFRESSGVVKTFVVLVVPGTKAQAIGLQRGDVLKTINETSPSGNNIEGLIESAIAQRSISLDVENKGNITLGAELISENSVYLHKTFDSNAKKVAYLFYNSFEGRSKYDLQEAFADFKSKNATELIIDVRYNPGGDIGVCAALSAAIANVNPSDVFVEYRGNANAGIHRETFGKTISLISPGYSLTFDELSAMRLQLNRVFILTGPHTGSAAEFLIKGLRPWISVIQIGGTTLGKDMASFTIKDNNPEKYNNWSIEPMIFKLYNSRGEGDYNLGLAPDIATDEFSETIVPFGRSDDPLIKSALARINGSSNSDDMATKPAVRRLLYNSRQSIDKNSADVRIDKAVLRNIN, encoded by the coding sequence ATGAGACCATACAGCGGATTTCTGCAAAGAACTATACCTTTCTTTCTGTTAATTTTTATAATTCAAAGCGCTTGCAAAAAGGAAGGTAAAAATCCAAATTACCCTTCCGGAAGTAATGAGTATATAAATGATTGGGTAATGGATAGTATGAAAGTTTATTATTATTGGAATAGTATACTTCCGTCAAACCCTAATCTTAATCAGCAGCCACTTCAGTTCTTTTCGTCGATCAAACACTCAGGCGACCGGTTTTCAAGGCTTACCAATCCTGCAATTCGAGAGAGCTATTACCCTTCTCTTGTTCGTAATTTCGGTTTTGACCTGGCTGTTTTCCGGGAAAGTTCAGGCGTAGTCAAAACCTTTGTGGTGCTTGTTGTTCCTGGAACCAAAGCCCAGGCAATTGGATTGCAAAGAGGAGATGTGCTGAAAACTATTAACGAAACATCGCCATCCGGCAATAATATTGAAGGCCTGATAGAATCCGCAATTGCACAACGTTCTATCAGCCTTGATGTAGAAAATAAGGGCAATATAACGCTCGGTGCTGAACTTATCAGCGAAAACTCAGTATATCTTCATAAAACATTTGATAGTAATGCTAAAAAGGTTGCATATCTATTTTATAACTCCTTTGAGGGCCGGTCTAAGTATGATCTTCAGGAAGCCTTTGCTGATTTCAAGAGCAAAAACGCAACAGAACTGATCATCGATGTAAGGTATAACCCGGGAGGTGATATTGGCGTTTGTGCGGCGCTTTCCGCAGCAATTGCCAATGTTAACCCAAGTGATGTTTTTGTAGAATACAGGGGCAATGCTAATGCCGGTATACACCGGGAAACTTTTGGAAAAACCATCTCGCTTATTTCACCCGGCTATTCGTTAACCTTTGATGAACTGAGTGCAATGCGGCTACAGCTAAACCGGGTGTTTATCCTGACCGGGCCGCACACGGGTTCAGCGGCAGAGTTTCTGATAAAAGGTTTGAGGCCATGGATAAGTGTTATCCAGATCGGTGGCACTACATTAGGAAAGGATATGGCATCCTTTACGATAAAAGACAATAACCCTGAAAAATATAATAATTGGAGTATTGAGCCGATGATTTTTAAGTTATATAATAGCAGGGGTGAGGGTGATTATAATTTAGGTTTAGCGCCTGATATAGCTACAGATGAATTCAGTGAAACAATAGTTCCGTTTGGTAGGTCTGACGATCCGCTTATTAAAAGTGCCTTAGCCAGAATCAACGGAAGTTCAAATAGTGATGATATGGCTACTAAACCTGCTGTAAGACGTTTACTTTATAACTCAAGGCAGAGTATCGATAAAAATTCAGCAGATGTAAGGATAGATAAAGCCGTCTTAAGAAACATCAATTAA
- a CDS encoding amidohydrolase — MSNKQKRRLEGLLFIGNGVLIPICNHLSQFTSSNNHVPIAEINSTSLLAKTEKVFKVRNMQPSKFKNFACITTLTNKERLKYQTMRGLMALAISLIWIVQGRAQSAEQQTGADMIVFNAKITTGSLTKPQASALAVKRGKIYAVGTNKEILNLKGNDTKVIDASGKRLIPGINDAHIHILNDRSYNYNVRWEGVPTLRRALEMLSEQAKRTPEGQWVKVIGGWSPYQFKENRLPTIEEIRKAVPNRPAIVQYAYNRAYLNDMAMKAFGVGTSKFPALPGTVFEKDKKGNYTGIVEGYTFTFISLESMVPQPSYEEQLSSITNVINSLNRFGVTTALDGAALIGHPNGHTPIKQLVKENRLNVRMPFIDLQFGDASSGSLVDAEINAVTKKSPVSPGENLHQTMAHGHEYEGAGELLRMELHDHENFDRPAVIINKDSMRRYIREDITKLVERGIPFRMHISYDENITPFLDELEEINKKTPFDGLRWSIEHAETISLENAARVKRLGGGIALDTKLAMHGEAFVKTYGAEKASQTPRLRELYHSGVPLTMTTDAFRVASFNPWIGISWMTTGKSISGMEVLAKNNRLTREEALKLFTVAPTWFEDNEREMGKIIPGNLADFVILNKDYFTIPDDEIKTISSSLTVVNGRVVFGADEFKNLSPKLPETLPLWSPFRYYGGFYNNKD, encoded by the coding sequence ATGTCAAACAAACAGAAAAGAAGGCTTGAGGGCCTGCTATTTATAGGGAACGGTGTCCTTATTCCGATTTGTAATCACTTGTCACAATTTACAAGCTCGAACAATCATGTTCCGATCGCGGAAATCAATTCGACCTCATTACTTGCAAAAACTGAAAAGGTGTTCAAGGTGCGGAATATGCAGCCAAGTAAATTTAAAAATTTCGCCTGCATAACAACTTTAACAAATAAAGAGAGGCTCAAATATCAAACTATGAGAGGACTAATGGCGCTGGCCATATCTTTAATATGGATTGTACAGGGCAGAGCGCAATCGGCTGAACAACAAACCGGCGCGGATATGATCGTATTCAACGCTAAGATTACTACGGGAAGCCTGACCAAACCCCAAGCTTCAGCACTCGCGGTCAAACGGGGCAAGATATATGCTGTTGGTACCAATAAAGAGATCTTAAATCTTAAAGGAAACGACACTAAGGTGATCGATGCAAGCGGCAAACGCCTCATACCCGGCATCAATGATGCCCACATCCATATTCTAAATGACAGGAGTTACAATTACAACGTCAGATGGGAAGGCGTACCGACATTGCGGCGCGCCCTGGAAATGTTAAGTGAGCAGGCAAAACGGACACCAGAAGGGCAATGGGTAAAGGTGATCGGCGGTTGGTCGCCATACCAGTTCAAGGAAAACCGTTTGCCAACCATTGAAGAGATACGGAAGGCCGTTCCGAACCGGCCGGCCATCGTACAGTATGCTTACAACCGGGCATATTTGAATGATATGGCAATGAAGGCTTTCGGGGTAGGCACCAGTAAATTTCCGGCATTGCCAGGTACGGTTTTCGAGAAAGATAAAAAAGGGAACTATACCGGAATTGTTGAAGGGTATACGTTTACGTTCATTTCTTTAGAATCGATGGTGCCACAACCTTCTTATGAAGAACAGCTTAGTTCCATAACCAATGTAATTAATAGTCTGAACCGGTTTGGCGTGACGACAGCCCTTGATGGGGCCGCTTTGATTGGCCATCCTAATGGTCATACCCCGATAAAGCAGCTTGTAAAGGAAAATCGTTTGAATGTAAGAATGCCATTCATCGATCTTCAGTTCGGAGATGCTAGCAGTGGCAGCCTTGTCGACGCAGAAATAAACGCTGTAACTAAAAAATCACCGGTTAGTCCGGGAGAGAACCTGCACCAGACTATGGCACATGGTCATGAATATGAAGGTGCCGGCGAACTGCTTAGAATGGAACTTCACGATCACGAGAACTTCGACAGGCCGGCAGTGATTATCAATAAGGATTCAATGCGCCGTTACATCAGAGAGGACATTACCAAGCTTGTTGAGCGGGGTATCCCTTTTCGCATGCACATCAGCTATGATGAAAATATCACCCCATTTCTTGACGAACTTGAGGAGATAAACAAAAAGACTCCGTTTGACGGTTTACGCTGGAGCATTGAACATGCCGAAACGATTTCTTTGGAGAACGCTGCCAGGGTAAAAAGACTGGGTGGAGGTATCGCGCTGGATACAAAGCTGGCCATGCATGGTGAGGCATTTGTAAAAACCTATGGAGCGGAAAAAGCTTCACAAACTCCGAGATTGCGGGAGTTATATCACAGTGGAGTTCCGCTAACGATGACGACCGATGCATTTAGGGTAGCCTCTTTTAATCCATGGATAGGCATAAGCTGGATGACCACTGGGAAGTCAATATCGGGTATGGAAGTGCTGGCAAAAAACAATCGTTTAACAAGGGAAGAAGCGTTGAAATTGTTTACAGTAGCGCCAACCTGGTTCGAAGATAACGAGAGAGAGATGGGAAAGATCATTCCGGGTAATCTGGCAGACTTCGTCATACTCAATAAAGATTATTTCACCATTCCGGATGATGAAATAAAGACGATCTCATCTTCATTGACAGTCGTAAATGGGAGAGTAGTGTTTGGCGCGGATGAGTTTAAAAATCTGTCTCCTAAGTTGCCTGAAACGCTTCCGCTATGGTCGCCATTCAGATATTATGGTGGGTTTTATAACAACAAGGATTGA
- a CDS encoding Crp/Fnr family transcriptional regulator: protein MHDVFIRYLKQYSSTPLSDEDVALIKKTFIPFRLRKRQFQLQAGDHCKHFAFIVKGAMRMYSVDDRGVEHIVRLGVEDWWMGDRESFVNQTPSRYHIDAWEHCELLYITKDGVDTLQKMVPAYGEMRIKLDERNIMANNHRLTSAISLTANKRFSDFVTCYPELNRRFPQHVIASYIGVNKDTLSRVKRQGG from the coding sequence ATGCACGACGTTTTCATACGTTATTTAAAACAATATTCATCGACCCCGCTTTCGGACGAGGATGTAGCACTGATCAAAAAAACTTTCATTCCGTTCAGGTTGAGGAAAAGGCAATTTCAACTGCAGGCCGGCGATCATTGTAAACATTTCGCATTTATTGTTAAGGGCGCAATGAGGATGTATTCGGTCGACGATCGAGGGGTCGAACATATCGTTCGTCTTGGAGTGGAGGATTGGTGGATGGGCGATCGTGAAAGTTTTGTGAATCAAACGCCAAGCCGTTATCACATCGATGCATGGGAACATTGTGAATTACTTTATATTACGAAGGACGGCGTCGATACGTTGCAAAAAATGGTGCCCGCATATGGTGAAATGAGGATCAAACTTGATGAGCGAAATATTATGGCCAATAATCATCGGCTGACCTCTGCAATCAGCTTAACTGCAAATAAGCGTTTTTCGGATTTTGTTACGTGTTATCCTGAGTTGAACAGACGATTTCCACAACATGTTATCGCCTCTTATATTGGTGTCAACAAAGATACACTCAGCAGAGTAAAACGCCAGGGAGGCTGA
- a CDS encoding SDR family NAD(P)-dependent oxidoreductase — MSNLNKVLITGASDGFGMVIIDALIEEGYRITGALRDAEGRNKRASEELRRKGVFVIEIDVTNDESVVTGGGTAASHMGGIDILINNAGIGTVGRNPLRQKTGKRFLM; from the coding sequence ATGAGTAATTTGAACAAAGTACTGATCACCGGCGCGTCAGACGGTTTTGGCATGGTCATCATAGATGCGTTAATTGAGGAAGGTTACAGGATCACCGGAGCACTTCGCGATGCGGAAGGAAGAAATAAACGAGCTTCTGAGGAATTGCGGAGAAAAGGTGTTTTTGTTATTGAGATCGATGTCACTAACGATGAAAGCGTTGTAACAGGGGGCGGAACTGCGGCCTCTCACATGGGGGGCATAGATATTTTGATCAATAATGCCGGGATCGGGACCGTTGGCAGGAATCCTTTACGGCAGAAGACTGGAAAAAGGTTTTTGATGTAA
- a CDS encoding Crp/Fnr family transcriptional regulator translates to MYQKLIDYIEEYSGFKLSVSEIELIKSKVHPKMLRKRQYLQRAGDLGKYTAFITKGAMRQFCVDDKGNEKIVQLYIENYWADDRASLTRSEPSEYNIQAWEDTEMLIITVKDFYLLAEEIPAIVQMLRVMDDRHVIGLHKRLNSMICTTAEERYLQFINRHPHFLQRFPQHFIASYLGVTKETLSRLKRQTF, encoded by the coding sequence ATGTATCAAAAACTCATTGATTATATTGAAGAATATTCAGGTTTTAAGTTAAGCGTCTCAGAGATCGAGTTGATCAAGAGTAAAGTTCATCCTAAAATGTTGCGCAAAAGGCAATACCTGCAAAGAGCTGGTGATTTAGGAAAGTATACGGCATTTATCACTAAAGGTGCAATGCGTCAATTTTGCGTGGATGACAAGGGTAATGAAAAGATCGTTCAGCTTTACATTGAAAATTACTGGGCGGACGACCGTGCAAGCCTCACGAGGTCGGAGCCGTCGGAATATAATATTCAGGCTTGGGAAGACACAGAAATGCTCATTATAACGGTTAAGGACTTCTATTTGCTGGCTGAAGAGATCCCTGCGATTGTTCAGATGTTACGTGTCATGGATGATCGGCACGTTATAGGATTGCATAAAAGATTAAACTCCATGATATGCACCACGGCAGAAGAGCGTTACCTGCAATTCATAAACAGACATCCGCATTTTCTTCAAAGGTTTCCCCAGCATTTTATTGCTTCCTATCTGGGTGTGACAAAAGAGACACTAAGCAGATTGAAAAGGCAGACGTTTTAG
- a CDS encoding amidohydrolase family protein codes for MNKAVPNKPLYIQYAYNSAWLNTPAIKFFGLGTKKFNVLPGTVLEKDKNGNFIGIVDGYTFQFHLMGGMLPQSNLEEEVSLFSYLINDLNRFGLTTVIDNSSLIGYPEGHRSLQMLIKDNKLNIRFPFADLGFSYDPNKIWADTEIERITKISPLSPGQNLHPDMEHGYEYEGTGEVLRAEGHDHENFDRPTMVTNENFWRISL; via the coding sequence TTGAATAAAGCTGTCCCTAACAAGCCGCTATATATTCAATATGCCTATAACAGCGCCTGGCTCAATACACCGGCCATCAAGTTCTTTGGTCTCGGGACCAAAAAATTCAACGTGCTACCTGGAACTGTGCTTGAAAAAGATAAAAACGGAAATTTTATCGGTATTGTGGACGGCTATACTTTTCAGTTTCACCTGATGGGTGGCATGTTGCCACAGTCGAACTTAGAAGAGGAAGTGAGTTTATTCAGCTATCTGATTAATGACCTCAACCGTTTCGGGCTTACTACAGTCATCGATAATTCAAGTCTTATAGGTTATCCGGAAGGGCATAGGTCGCTCCAGATGCTGATCAAAGATAACAAACTGAATATCCGCTTTCCGTTCGCTGATCTTGGGTTTAGCTATGATCCAAACAAAATCTGGGCGGACACCGAAATAGAAAGGATCACCAAGATATCTCCACTAAGCCCCGGACAGAATCTACATCCGGACATGGAGCATGGGTATGAATATGAGGGTACGGGCGAAGTACTTCGCGCGGAAGGTCATGACCATGAAAACTTTGACCGACCGACCATGGTCACCAATGAAAATTTTTGGCGGATATCACTTTGA
- a CDS encoding FAD-dependent oxidoreductase: MSLPIIFCIDDDTQVLRAITRDLKNRYRDRYRVLSTTSVREGLESLLEMSNKGEAVALLLSDQRMPEIQGVEFLAQAMRYFPEAKRALLTAYSDKDSAIKAINEVKLDYYLVKPWDPPEEKLFPVIDELLHDWQCDYHPVFKGIKLVGYQYSQSSHEIKDFLAGNLVPYQWLDVQSEQEGRNLLKNNGLTEADLPVVFLEDGSFLSKPGLAEIAGSIGLNPRHEREDVYDVVIIGAGPAGLAAGVYGASEGLKTLLIERRAPGGQAGTSSRIENYLGFPAGLSGAELTRRATTQAMRLGTSVLSPCSVRAIEQQDGYKRLVLDDNEDIVTRSVVITTGVDYRKLDTPGIADFTGAGVYYGAAMTEATACKDKEVYVVGGGNSAGQAAMYLSKFAKNVYILIRKASLDITMSAYLIDQIAAENNIHVKPEVEITAAKGSEKLESLEIKFFKTGHTTTVSADALYIFIGAKPFTDWIGLGIIKNDKGFLETGRDLKSRSDYPRIWKQKRDPYLLETSCPGIFAAGDVRAGAMNRVASAVGEGSMAISFVHKYLAEVK, from the coding sequence ATGAGTCTACCAATCATATTTTGTATAGATGATGACACACAGGTGTTAAGGGCAATAACGCGTGACCTGAAGAACCGGTATCGTGACCGTTACCGCGTGTTGAGCACCACATCGGTCAGGGAAGGACTCGAGAGTCTGCTGGAAATGAGTAATAAGGGTGAAGCTGTCGCTTTACTATTGTCCGATCAGCGTATGCCCGAGATACAGGGTGTGGAATTTTTAGCGCAAGCTATGCGTTATTTCCCCGAGGCGAAAAGGGCGCTGCTTACCGCTTATTCTGATAAAGATTCCGCGATCAAAGCGATCAATGAAGTAAAATTGGACTACTACCTGGTAAAACCATGGGATCCGCCTGAAGAAAAGCTTTTTCCTGTAATTGACGAACTGCTGCATGACTGGCAATGCGATTATCATCCGGTATTCAAAGGAATTAAGCTCGTAGGTTACCAGTATTCTCAAAGCTCCCACGAGATTAAGGATTTTCTGGCCGGTAACCTGGTTCCTTATCAGTGGCTGGATGTACAATCAGAACAGGAAGGGCGAAATTTATTAAAAAATAATGGATTGACTGAAGCCGACCTGCCGGTCGTATTTCTTGAGGATGGAAGTTTCCTGAGCAAGCCCGGCTTAGCGGAAATCGCTGGAAGTATCGGTTTGAACCCCAGGCACGAACGCGAGGATGTCTACGATGTGGTCATTATAGGTGCAGGTCCGGCTGGACTGGCCGCGGGCGTATACGGGGCCTCAGAAGGACTAAAAACCCTGCTCATTGAGCGCCGTGCTCCGGGCGGTCAGGCAGGAACCAGTTCCCGCATAGAGAATTATCTGGGTTTTCCGGCGGGATTGAGCGGCGCAGAACTCACCCGCCGAGCGACGACTCAAGCCATGCGCCTGGGAACCAGTGTGCTCTCACCCTGTTCTGTTCGGGCTATAGAACAGCAAGATGGCTACAAGAGGCTCGTATTAGATGATAATGAAGATATCGTTACCAGGAGTGTCGTCATCACAACCGGCGTTGACTACCGCAAACTTGATACACCCGGCATAGCAGATTTTACGGGAGCGGGCGTTTACTATGGTGCGGCGATGACTGAGGCAACTGCCTGTAAAGACAAGGAAGTTTACGTTGTCGGCGGTGGAAACTCGGCCGGTCAGGCAGCAATGTACCTGTCAAAATTCGCTAAGAATGTATATATCCTGATCCGAAAAGCCAGCCTGGACATTACTATGTCGGCTTACCTCATAGATCAGATCGCTGCCGAGAATAACATCCATGTAAAGCCCGAGGTGGAGATCACTGCGGCCAAAGGATCCGAAAAGCTCGAAAGCCTGGAGATCAAGTTCTTCAAAACCGGACATACTACAACTGTCTCAGCCGATGCGCTTTATATTTTTATCGGCGCTAAACCATTTACCGATTGGATAGGGCTGGGGATTATTAAAAACGACAAAGGTTTTCTGGAAACCGGGCGCGACCTTAAAAGCCGGTCCGATTATCCCAGAATATGGAAGCAAAAACGTGATCCCTATTTGCTAGAAACGAGTTGTCCGGGGATCTTCGCCGCCGGTGATGTCAGGGCCGGTGCCATGAACCGCGTGGCATCTGCGGTCGGCGAAGGTTCAATGGCAATTAGTTTCGTGCATAAATACCTGGCAGAAGTAAAATAG
- a CDS encoding ATP-binding protein, which produces MKNITVKCLQAIESLKDVPDDELQWFIDCGKVIELPAGDAIFRPGDLLPGPFVVVTGKVKLCIPVGSEMQEVGIYESGAIGGNLPFSRAKIANVLPQALEDLTYLQFPLELLDEMIRLHFRLTQALVHVMANRIREYTAFEQQNEKMMALGKLSAGLAHELNNPAAAVVRGSVSLLEHLKLVPDAFKEVISLGLKAEDISFFLDKLISVPPDEKPVLSMMDRSELEDDLADWLAEKRVPCAADLTENLVELGVGTSDLNDIAARLPAASIPTMFRWINSQLATEKISVDLKEASGRIADLVGAVKSFTHMDQGRGKQYVDIHTGIQSTLKMLQHKIRNGNVQIVENFDLDLPEVNAMIGELNQVWTNLVDNALDAMEPNGNGKLTISTGRAKDCVRVIISDNGPGIPENIKTRIFDPFFTIKEIGKGTGLGLDVVMRIVKQHKGAVKVQSRPGQTDLIVEFPING; this is translated from the coding sequence ATGAAAAATATAACCGTTAAATGTTTGCAGGCCATAGAGAGTTTAAAAGATGTACCTGATGATGAGCTGCAGTGGTTTATTGACTGCGGAAAGGTTATTGAATTGCCGGCGGGAGACGCTATTTTCAGACCAGGTGACCTCCTTCCGGGCCCATTTGTGGTTGTGACAGGGAAGGTTAAGTTATGTATCCCTGTTGGTTCGGAAATGCAGGAAGTGGGCATATACGAATCCGGCGCTATTGGAGGTAACCTTCCTTTTTCAAGAGCAAAGATCGCTAATGTACTTCCTCAGGCCCTGGAAGATTTGACCTACTTGCAGTTTCCTCTTGAACTGCTCGATGAGATGATCCGGTTGCACTTCCGTCTTACGCAGGCCCTGGTACATGTAATGGCCAACCGCATCCGTGAATACACTGCTTTTGAGCAGCAGAATGAAAAGATGATGGCTTTGGGGAAGCTCTCTGCCGGACTTGCTCACGAGCTCAATAATCCGGCCGCCGCGGTGGTTCGGGGATCTGTATCCCTGTTAGAACACCTCAAGTTAGTACCGGACGCTTTCAAAGAAGTTATTTCCCTCGGACTTAAGGCGGAAGACATCAGTTTTTTTCTTGACAAATTAATATCCGTTCCACCCGATGAAAAACCGGTGCTGAGCATGATGGACCGTTCTGAACTGGAAGACGATCTGGCAGACTGGCTTGCGGAGAAAAGGGTACCCTGCGCTGCTGATCTGACTGAAAACCTGGTTGAACTGGGCGTAGGTACTTCGGATCTGAATGATATCGCAGCGCGCTTGCCGGCAGCTTCGATACCAACGATGTTTCGCTGGATCAACAGCCAGCTCGCAACTGAAAAAATTTCAGTCGACTTAAAGGAAGCATCCGGGCGTATAGCAGATCTGGTCGGGGCAGTCAAGTCTTTCACTCATATGGATCAGGGGCGTGGAAAGCAGTATGTGGATATTCATACGGGTATACAAAGTACATTGAAGATGCTGCAGCACAAGATCAGAAATGGTAATGTACAAATCGTCGAGAATTTCGACCTGGACCTGCCGGAGGTTAATGCGATGATCGGCGAACTTAACCAGGTCTGGACAAATCTTGTTGATAACGCACTGGATGCAATGGAACCCAACGGAAATGGTAAGTTAACCATTTCGACCGGCCGGGCGAAAGATTGTGTGCGGGTAATCATATCAGATAATGGGCCGGGTATCCCGGAAAACATCAAAACCCGGATATTCGACCCCTTTTTTACAATCAAAGAAATCGGCAAGGGCACCGGGCTGGGTTTGGATGTAGTGATGCGGATCGTAAAACAGCACAAAGGTGCAGTTAAGGTACAATCCCGTCCGGGGCAAACGGACCTTATTGTAGAATTTCCGATTAATGGATAA